In one window of Tenacibaculum mesophilum DNA:
- a CDS encoding FMN-dependent NADH-azoreductase, with protein sequence MNKVLIINASVRNQKSHSRKLTQLFVDNWQQKHPDDTFSYREVGLKEIPHINEKWIASAFIKPEERTAENQSGVALSNDLIKEFKEHDVYVIGTPMYNWSIPSGLKAYIDQLMRINETWKFRSGTPDGDYVGLLKNKKMFILSSRGDTGYGENKKNEHMNFQTTYLKFVFGIMGIKDITIISLDNEEFGGAIFENSKKKIYQEIEAI encoded by the coding sequence ATGAACAAAGTACTTATTATTAATGCTAGTGTAAGAAACCAAAAATCGCACAGCAGAAAACTAACACAGCTTTTTGTAGATAATTGGCAACAAAAGCATCCTGACGATACGTTTTCGTACCGAGAAGTTGGATTAAAAGAAATTCCTCACATCAACGAAAAATGGATTGCTAGTGCCTTTATTAAGCCTGAAGAAAGAACAGCAGAAAATCAATCAGGAGTTGCTTTGAGCAACGACCTAATTAAAGAATTTAAAGAACACGATGTGTATGTTATTGGTACACCTATGTACAATTGGTCTATTCCTAGCGGATTAAAAGCTTACATAGATCAGCTTATGAGAATTAATGAGACATGGAAATTCCGCTCAGGAACACCCGATGGTGATTATGTAGGTCTTTTGAAAAACAAAAAAATGTTTATTCTATCTAGCCGAGGAGATACTGGCTATGGTGAAAATAAAAAAAACGAGCACATGAACTTCCAAACTACCTATTTAAAGTTTGTTTTTGGAATTATGGGTATTAAAGATATTACCATTATTTCTTTAGATAATGAGGAGTTTGGAGGAGCTATTTTTGAAAACTCTAAAAAGAAGATATATCAAGAAATTGAAGCTATTTAA
- a CDS encoding FKBP-type peptidyl-prolyl cis-trans isomerase, with protein MIKFKHVFYTAIIGTLLYACGSDSNSLVDNFDHEAQALKDKDSIAKFLKNYYFDDTIDSIKPIIAGKTPLSEDSRLIKKTHTENDIEYDLYHLVIEEGQSPKGNPTELDSVLTNYQVWYTTKVDQLELSQTGTTPIWWNLTLSGSQFDAPTPIRGWTLGIPNFKAGINTSSQGEPISYDKFGKGILIVPSGLAYRNSVNGGIPANSQLIFYIDLFDFVEDTDHDRDGVPSILEDLDGDGNPRNDDTDGDNIPNYLDTDDDGDGVLSKDEDKNGDGNPANDFSDPNKPTIPDYLNRDIF; from the coding sequence ATGATAAAATTTAAACATGTATTTTATACAGCCATTATAGGTACTCTTTTGTATGCTTGTGGAAGTGATAGCAACTCTTTAGTTGACAATTTTGACCATGAAGCTCAAGCTTTGAAAGATAAAGATTCGATAGCAAAATTTTTAAAGAATTATTATTTTGATGATACAATAGATTCTATAAAACCTATAATTGCTGGTAAAACACCATTGTCAGAAGATAGTAGGTTAATAAAAAAGACACATACAGAAAACGATATTGAATATGATTTATATCATTTAGTCATAGAAGAAGGACAATCTCCGAAAGGTAACCCTACAGAGTTAGACTCTGTTCTAACTAACTATCAAGTATGGTATACAACTAAAGTAGATCAACTAGAGTTAAGTCAAACAGGAACTACTCCAATTTGGTGGAATTTGACATTATCAGGAAGTCAGTTCGATGCTCCTACGCCTATTAGAGGGTGGACTTTAGGAATTCCAAACTTTAAAGCAGGTATTAATACATCTAGCCAAGGAGAGCCTATTTCTTATGATAAATTTGGAAAAGGAATTTTGATTGTTCCTTCAGGCTTAGCTTATAGAAATTCGGTAAATGGAGGAATACCTGCCAATTCTCAGTTAATCTTTTATATTGATTTATTCGACTTTGTAGAAGATACAGATCATGATAGAGATGGAGTACCTTCTATATTAGAAGATTTAGATGGAGATGGAAACCCTAGAAATGATGATACTGATGGAGATAATATTCCTAATTACTTAGATACAGATGATGATGGAGATGGAGTTTTATCAAAAGACGAGGATAAAAATGGAGATGGAAACCCAGCTAACGATTTTAGTGATCCAAATAAGCCTACGATACCAGATTATCTAAACAGGGATATTTTTTAA
- a CDS encoding porin family protein, whose amino-acid sequence MKKAIFILCLLIGGSQLAQSQIQGGIKGGINYNSDSFSDVKNDVFDGAKSKTGFHAGAWLRIKLPATGLYIRPELVYTQLNNNVVYYPEGKSNNSTNNQNVSYEIQKIDIPVLLGLNFLKVGHVFAGPSFQYILDSDFNFKDLKQVNSDGFSVGLQLGAGIELGKLGLDVRWERALSDTESKFVDNNISENVNFDTRINQIIIGLSYRF is encoded by the coding sequence ATGAAAAAAGCAATTTTTATCTTATGTCTTCTAATTGGAGGCTCACAGTTAGCACAAAGCCAAATACAAGGAGGTATTAAAGGAGGTATTAACTACAATTCTGACTCTTTTTCTGATGTAAAAAATGATGTCTTTGATGGGGCCAAAAGTAAAACAGGTTTTCATGCTGGTGCTTGGTTACGTATAAAATTACCAGCTACTGGTTTATATATTAGACCTGAATTGGTATATACACAATTGAATAATAATGTTGTTTATTATCCAGAAGGAAAATCAAACAACTCAACAAATAACCAGAATGTCTCTTATGAAATTCAAAAAATAGATATTCCTGTTTTATTAGGTTTAAACTTTTTAAAAGTAGGACATGTTTTTGCTGGACCATCTTTTCAATATATTTTAGACTCTGATTTTAACTTTAAAGATCTTAAACAAGTAAATTCTGACGGTTTTTCAGTTGGTTTACAGTTAGGAGCTGGTATTGAACTTGGTAAATTGGGATTAGATGTACGTTGGGAAAGAGCTTTGTCTGATACTGAGTCTAAATTTGTAGATAACAATATTAGTGAAAACGTAAATTTTGATACTCGTATAAACCAAATTATTATAGGTTTATCATATAGGTTCTAA
- a CDS encoding phosphoribosyltransferase domain-containing protein, which yields MTALNNIILNNTQVEQKIRRIAFQIYESNSDEKEIIIAGIADNGYFLAEKISTILSDISPLSITLCKVSIDKKNPISPITTSIKSEEYQNKALVLVDDVLNSGTTLIYGVKHFLEVPLKRFKTAVLVNRNHKKYPVKADFKGISLSTSIKEHVVVEFKVNETIAYLT from the coding sequence ATGACAGCCTTAAATAATATCATTTTAAATAATACTCAAGTTGAACAAAAAATTCGTCGAATTGCTTTTCAAATTTACGAAAGCAATAGCGACGAAAAAGAAATTATTATAGCTGGTATTGCTGATAATGGATATTTTTTAGCAGAAAAAATTTCGACTATTTTAAGTGACATCTCTCCTTTATCAATAACTTTATGCAAAGTTTCTATCGATAAAAAAAATCCTATCAGTCCAATTACTACTTCTATTAAGAGTGAAGAATATCAAAATAAAGCATTAGTTTTAGTAGATGATGTTTTAAATTCAGGAACAACTTTAATATATGGTGTAAAGCATTTTTTAGAAGTTCCTTTAAAAAGATTTAAAACAGCTGTATTAGTTAATAGAAATCATAAAAAGTATCCTGTAAAAGCTGATTTTAAAGGAATTTCTTTATCAACTTCTATTAAAGAACATGTAGTTGTAGAGTTTAAGGTTAATGAAACAATTGCTTACTTAACTTAG
- a CDS encoding shikimate kinase, with amino-acid sequence MKIVLLGYMASGKSTVGRVLAEKMQIPFIDLDEYIEEKEGKTVSEIFENNGEIYFRKQEHVYLKELLEKQNKFILSLGGGTPCYAGNMDVLLSVNDVKSVYLKTNITTIVDRLTNEKSKRPLVARLNKDELSEFVAKHLFERSYFYNKATYKLIVDNKSIHETVEELEKLLS; translated from the coding sequence ATGAAAATTGTATTATTAGGGTATATGGCGAGCGGAAAATCGACTGTTGGACGAGTTTTAGCCGAAAAAATGCAAATTCCGTTTATAGATTTAGATGAATATATAGAGGAAAAGGAAGGTAAAACAGTTTCTGAGATTTTTGAAAATAATGGAGAAATCTATTTTAGGAAACAAGAACACGTATACCTAAAAGAACTTTTAGAGAAACAAAACAAATTTATTTTGTCTTTAGGAGGCGGTACTCCTTGTTATGCAGGGAATATGGATGTATTATTAAGTGTTAATGATGTGAAATCTGTATATTTAAAAACAAATATCACTACCATTGTAGATAGGCTAACGAACGAAAAAAGTAAACGCCCACTGGTAGCTCGCCTAAACAAAGACGAGTTGTCAGAGTTTGTTGCTAAGCACTTGTTTGAAAGAAGCTACTTTTATAATAAAGCAACATATAAATTAATAGTTGATAATAAAAGCATACATGAAACAGTAGAGGAGTTAGAAAAATTACTAAGTTAA
- a CDS encoding RNA-binding S4 domain-containing protein — protein MRIDKYLWCIRLFKTRSIATDACKKGHVKIEGTNLKPSKEIFGNEEITIRKNQINYKIKVLDIPPNRVGAKLVDLYRKDITPKEEFEKTELLKYAKDYYRKKGTGRPTKKDRRDIDDYYEDSNKNDVNL, from the coding sequence ATGAGAATTGACAAATATTTGTGGTGTATTCGCTTGTTTAAAACCCGTAGTATTGCCACAGATGCTTGTAAAAAAGGGCATGTTAAAATAGAAGGCACTAACCTAAAGCCATCAAAAGAAATATTTGGTAACGAAGAAATAACTATTCGAAAAAATCAAATTAATTACAAAATAAAGGTGTTAGATATTCCACCCAATCGAGTTGGAGCTAAATTGGTTGATTTATATAGAAAAGACATAACCCCTAAAGAAGAGTTTGAAAAAACTGAGTTATTAAAATACGCTAAAGATTATTATCGTAAAAAAGGAACAGGGCGCCCTACCAAAAAAGATCGTCGTGATATTGATGATTATTATGAAGATTCTAATAAAAATGATGTTAATTTGTAA
- a CDS encoding transketolase family protein, whose product MKKYTYTEKKDTRSGFGDGLTELGQRNPNVVALCADLTGSLKMNEFAENHPERFYQVGIAEANMIGIAAGLTIGGKIPFTGTFANFSTGRVYDQIRQSVAYSDKNVKICASHAGLTLGEDGATHQILEDIGLMKMLPGMTVINTCDYSQTKAATLAIAEHEGPVYLRFGRPKVPVFMTDQPFEIGKAIQLTEGNDVTIVATGHLVWEALQAAEQLEVKGISAEVINIHTIKPLDEEAILKSVAKTGCIVTAEEHNKYGGLGESVARCLATNAPTPQEFVAVNDSFGESATPDQLMKKYGLNDEAIVKAVEKVISRK is encoded by the coding sequence ATGAAAAAATATACTTATACTGAAAAAAAAGATACCCGTTCTGGGTTTGGTGATGGTTTAACAGAATTAGGACAGAGAAACCCTAATGTTGTAGCTTTATGTGCTGATTTAACAGGTTCATTAAAAATGAATGAATTTGCTGAAAATCACCCTGAGCGTTTTTATCAAGTAGGAATTGCCGAGGCAAATATGATCGGAATTGCTGCTGGATTAACTATTGGAGGAAAAATTCCTTTTACTGGTACATTTGCTAACTTTTCAACTGGTAGAGTTTATGATCAAATTCGTCAATCAGTTGCTTATTCTGATAAGAATGTGAAAATTTGTGCTTCTCACGCAGGGTTAACTTTAGGTGAAGACGGAGCGACACACCAAATTTTAGAAGACATTGGATTAATGAAAATGTTACCAGGAATGACTGTTATAAATACTTGTGATTACAGCCAAACCAAAGCTGCTACTTTAGCTATTGCAGAACATGAAGGTCCTGTATATTTACGTTTTGGGCGTCCAAAAGTACCAGTATTTATGACCGATCAACCTTTTGAAATAGGAAAAGCAATTCAACTTACTGAAGGTAATGATGTTACTATTGTTGCTACAGGTCACTTAGTATGGGAAGCTTTACAAGCTGCTGAACAATTAGAAGTTAAAGGTATTTCTGCTGAAGTAATAAACATTCATACTATTAAGCCATTAGATGAAGAAGCTATCTTAAAATCTGTTGCTAAAACAGGCTGTATAGTTACTGCTGAAGAGCATAACAAATATGGAGGCTTAGGAGAAAGTGTAGCACGTTGTTTAGCTACCAACGCCCCTACTCCACAAGAGTTTGTTGCTGTAAACGATAGTTTTGGTGAATCTGCTACTCCAGATCAGTTAATGAAAAAATATGGTTTAAATGACGAAGCTATAGTAAAAGCAGTTGAAAAAGTTATTTCTAGAAAATAA
- a CDS encoding nucleoside deaminase: MNTHEEYMSEAVKAALKGMQNNEGGPFGCIVVKDGKVIGRGNNKVTSTNDPTAHAEVTAIRDACKNIGSFQLDGCIVYTSCEPCPMCLGAIYWARPDKVFYGSNQQDAANIGFDDEFIYKEIPLPYEKRSIPFEQIGRDIALEPFQKWSEKEDKIEY, from the coding sequence ATGAATACACACGAAGAATATATGAGTGAAGCTGTAAAAGCAGCTTTAAAAGGAATGCAGAACAACGAAGGAGGTCCTTTTGGTTGTATTGTAGTAAAAGATGGTAAAGTTATTGGGCGCGGAAACAACAAAGTTACCTCTACCAACGATCCAACAGCTCACGCAGAAGTAACTGCTATTCGTGATGCTTGTAAAAATATAGGTTCTTTTCAGTTAGATGGTTGTATTGTTTATACTTCTTGTGAACCTTGCCCTATGTGTTTAGGAGCTATTTACTGGGCACGTCCTGATAAAGTTTTTTACGGAAGTAATCAGCAAGACGCTGCCAACATTGGTTTTGATGATGAGTTTATATACAAAGAAATTCCGTTACCATACGAAAAGAGAAGTATTCCGTTTGAGCAAATAGGACGTGATATTGCTTTAGAACCTTTCCAGAAATGGTCTGAGAAAGAAGATAAAATAGAATATTAA
- a CDS encoding Maf-like protein, with protein MLSTKLSQYSIILASSSPRRQELIKSLNIPFTVKIKDIEEIYPEELQQTEITDFLADLKAIPFKKDLKENELLITSDTIVWINNEALGKPKNYNEAFQMLKKLSNTTHKVITSICITNKLFQKTVNDTTIVSFKELLDDEIDYYIKTYQPFDKAGAYGIQEWIGKIGITKIEGSYFNVMGFPVHKLYKELSKL; from the coding sequence ATGTTATCAACTAAATTATCACAGTATTCTATTATTCTTGCCTCAAGCTCTCCGAGAAGACAAGAACTTATTAAAAGCTTAAATATTCCTTTTACTGTTAAAATCAAAGATATAGAAGAAATTTATCCTGAGGAATTGCAGCAAACAGAAATAACTGACTTTTTGGCTGATTTAAAAGCTATTCCTTTTAAAAAAGATTTAAAAGAAAATGAGTTATTAATAACATCAGACACCATTGTATGGATAAATAATGAAGCCTTAGGAAAACCTAAAAATTACAATGAGGCGTTCCAAATGCTTAAAAAACTATCTAACACTACACATAAAGTTATTACCTCTATATGTATTACTAACAAATTATTTCAAAAAACTGTGAATGACACCACTATAGTCAGTTTTAAAGAACTTTTAGACGATGAAATTGATTACTATATAAAAACGTACCAACCGTTTGATAAAGCGGGAGCCTATGGTATTCAAGAATGGATTGGTAAAATAGGAATAACAAAAATTGAAGGAAGCTATTTTAATGTTATGGGGTTTCCTGTTCATAAACTTTACAAAGAATTATCAAAATTGTAG
- a CDS encoding OmpW/AlkL family protein has protein sequence MKKIILSIVLGTLFFSNVNAQENAKTNDFKKWQARFRWVSVLPNESATIGTIGGDVEIGKNFIPELDFTYYFTQNIAAELILGTTNHDVKAVNTALGNVNLGDVWLLPPTLTLQYHFNISDFKPYVGAGVNYTIFYDANPGAVVDVDYENSFGYALQLGFDYDLDDTWFLNVDAKYIGLSTDVSVNAGVATVPAEVDINPLLIGFGVGMRF, from the coding sequence ATGAAAAAAATTATATTAAGTATTGTATTAGGAACATTGTTTTTTAGTAATGTAAATGCTCAAGAAAATGCTAAGACAAATGATTTTAAAAAATGGCAAGCTCGTTTTAGATGGGTAAGTGTTTTACCAAATGAATCTGCAACAATTGGTACTATTGGAGGAGATGTTGAAATAGGTAAAAATTTTATTCCAGAATTAGACTTTACTTACTATTTTACTCAAAATATAGCAGCTGAATTAATTTTAGGAACAACTAATCACGATGTAAAAGCAGTAAACACAGCCTTGGGAAATGTTAATTTAGGTGATGTTTGGTTATTACCTCCAACATTAACGCTACAATACCATTTTAATATAAGTGATTTTAAACCTTATGTTGGGGCAGGTGTTAACTATACTATTTTTTACGATGCTAATCCAGGAGCAGTGGTTGATGTAGATTATGAAAATAGTTTTGGGTATGCACTTCAGTTAGGTTTTGATTACGATTTAGACGATACTTGGTTTTTAAACGTAGATGCAAAATATATAGGATTAAGTACAGATGTTTCTGTAAATGCAGGTGTAGCGACAGTACCAGCAGAAGTAGACATAAACCCGTTACTTATTGGTTTTGGAGTAGGTATGAGGTTTTAA
- a CDS encoding Crp/Fnr family transcriptional regulator yields the protein MIEPLITSISKYIKLTSEQESIIKSFWTEKTLEKGAYLLRNGDVCRTDNFVINGTLKAFYINAATGTEEVLYFAIENWWATDIDSFQKQQPSIYNIQAIEKTNLLQIRYDSFQEMLKQIPKLERFFRIILENYLGSLQRRIIHNNVYDAEQRYLDFIKDYPKIANKVTQYLIASYLGVTPEFLSRVRKKHKPS from the coding sequence ATGATAGAACCATTAATCACATCAATTTCAAAATACATTAAGTTAACTTCAGAACAAGAAAGCATCATTAAAAGTTTTTGGACTGAAAAGACTCTTGAAAAAGGAGCATATCTTCTAAGAAATGGTGATGTATGTAGAACCGATAATTTTGTAATTAATGGAACCCTTAAAGCCTTTTATATAAACGCTGCTACAGGAACTGAAGAAGTTTTATACTTTGCTATAGAAAACTGGTGGGCAACTGATATTGATAGCTTTCAAAAGCAACAACCTTCTATTTATAATATCCAAGCAATAGAAAAAACCAACTTGTTACAAATACGCTATGATTCTTTTCAGGAAATGCTAAAGCAAATACCTAAATTGGAGCGTTTTTTTAGAATTATACTCGAAAACTATCTTGGTAGCTTACAAAGAAGAATTATTCACAACAATGTGTATGATGCAGAACAACGGTATCTTGATTTTATAAAAGACTACCCAAAAATAGCAAACAAAGTTACTCAATACTTAATTGCTTCGTACTTAGGTGTAACTCCTGAGTTTTTAAGTAGAGTTCGTAAAAAACACAAGCCATCTTAA
- a CDS encoding UbiA prenyltransferase family protein: MNDTFLNIIQWKKIIYFIFILFLFKYSFLYGYGFETTLSFFDLGLLSISSAFLLASGYLTSFFFRNKQKKTRLPLNKIKKVSILLMIFGILVGLIVSLKVNKIWYGLIFIICPIVVHLYSKNNIQKTFFSNIVTSFLKPFALLMLWWFDFPLNLSIEQWELFYNLQLITIGYVIISFLSNMVIEIIIDIINVNHDNINKQNTLPVLLGRKRAKDIALMLSFIACLFVFSVAVAFLKNKFIFSTIMLLGILPELYFIYKLMLASESKDYNNLLKISYISFFLALLSVPTISYYIKYVIN, from the coding sequence ATGAATGATACTTTCTTAAATATCATACAGTGGAAAAAAATTATATATTTTATTTTTATTTTATTTCTATTTAAGTATTCTTTTTTATATGGTTATGGTTTTGAAACAACTCTCTCTTTTTTTGATCTTGGTTTACTATCTATTTCAAGTGCTTTCTTATTAGCTTCTGGTTACTTAACTAGCTTTTTTTTTAGAAACAAACAAAAAAAAACCAGACTCCCTTTAAATAAGATAAAAAAAGTATCTATTTTATTAATGATATTTGGAATTTTAGTAGGCTTAATTGTATCACTAAAGGTAAATAAAATATGGTATGGTCTTATTTTTATAATTTGTCCAATAGTTGTACACCTATATTCAAAAAACAATATCCAGAAAACCTTTTTTAGTAACATTGTTACTTCTTTTTTAAAACCTTTTGCCTTACTTATGCTTTGGTGGTTTGATTTCCCATTAAACTTATCTATAGAACAATGGGAATTATTTTATAACCTCCAGTTGATAACCATAGGTTACGTAATTATTTCTTTTCTTAGCAATATGGTCATAGAAATAATTATTGATATTATTAACGTAAACCATGACAATATAAATAAACAAAATACCCTACCTGTTTTACTTGGTAGAAAAAGGGCTAAAGATATTGCCTTGATGCTTTCGTTTATAGCTTGTTTATTTGTGTTTTCTGTTGCTGTTGCCTTTTTAAAAAATAAATTTATTTTTTCAACTATTATGCTGCTAGGAATACTCCCTGAACTATATTTTATATATAAACTAATGTTAGCTTCAGAAAGCAAAGACTATAATAATTTATTAAAAATAAGCTATATAAGTTTTTTTCTTGCTCTTTTAAGTGTTCCTACTATATCTTATTATATTAAATATGTTATCAACTAA
- the smpB gene encoding SsrA-binding protein SmpB yields the protein MQKKINIQNKKARFEYEILDKYTAGIQLTGTEIKSIRQSKARITESFCEFNDKGELFVVNMYIEEYAFGHHYNHNPKSERRLLLNKRELKKLEKEVEAKGNTIVPLRLFINESGWAKLDIALAKGKKIHDKRQNIKDRDNKRDLARIKKAFN from the coding sequence ATGCAAAAAAAAATTAACATACAGAATAAAAAGGCTCGTTTTGAATACGAGATACTTGATAAATACACAGCAGGAATTCAGCTCACAGGTACTGAAATAAAATCAATACGACAAAGCAAAGCTCGAATTACTGAGAGCTTTTGCGAGTTTAACGATAAAGGAGAGCTTTTTGTTGTAAATATGTACATCGAAGAGTATGCCTTTGGGCATCATTACAACCATAATCCCAAAAGTGAGCGCCGTTTACTACTTAATAAACGTGAATTAAAAAAACTTGAAAAGGAAGTTGAAGCTAAAGGTAATACAATTGTTCCTTTGCGTTTATTCATTAACGAAAGTGGTTGGGCTAAATTAGATATTGCTCTAGCTAAAGGAAAGAAAATCCATGATAAAAGACAAAATATTAAAGATCGTGATAATAAACGTGATTTAGCCAGAATAAAAAAGGCTTTTAACTAA
- a CDS encoding pseudouridine synthase, with translation MNSIMKLDVIYEDEYVLCVSKPNNVVVHHAHHSRNVADENSLLQIIQQQCNQKMYPIHRLDRKTSGIILLSKETKFVAKFQELFTNNEIQKTYYGVVRGHAPETKIIDSPVKGRDANVHKDAETHLSTIKMVTVNIPVKPYDTSRYSLVKLAPKTGRLHQLRIHMNKISHPLIGDPKYGDKNHNTMFIDNFDCENLFLHAYSLEFIHPYSNKKLLIKADFPKDWYVVYEKFNWSL, from the coding sequence ATGAATAGTATAATGAAGCTAGATGTTATTTATGAAGATGAATATGTGTTGTGCGTATCAAAACCCAATAATGTTGTTGTACATCATGCGCATCATTCTAGAAATGTCGCTGATGAAAATTCTTTGTTACAAATAATTCAACAGCAATGCAATCAAAAAATGTATCCAATTCATCGTCTTGATAGAAAAACGTCTGGAATTATATTACTTTCTAAGGAAACAAAGTTTGTAGCTAAGTTTCAAGAACTGTTTACTAATAATGAAATACAAAAAACGTATTATGGAGTTGTTAGAGGTCATGCTCCTGAAACTAAAATTATAGATTCTCCTGTAAAAGGAAGAGACGCCAACGTGCATAAAGATGCAGAAACACATTTAAGTACTATAAAAATGGTTACAGTAAATATTCCTGTAAAACCTTATGACACATCTAGGTATAGTTTGGTAAAGTTAGCCCCTAAAACAGGTAGATTACACCAGTTACGAATCCATATGAACAAAATTAGTCATCCTTTAATTGGAGATCCTAAATACGGTGATAAAAATCACAATACAATGTTTATTGATAATTTTGATTGTGAAAACCTTTTTTTACACGCTTATTCTTTAGAGTTCATTCATCCATATTCGAATAAAAAATTATTAATTAAAGCTGATTTCCCTAAAGATTGGTATGTAGTTTATGAAAAGTTTAATTGGAGTTTATAA
- a CDS encoding multidrug effflux MFS transporter encodes MQKNNQSKLEFIALMASLMSLVALSIDALLPALEQIGISIRVQQGSHDSQLLVTMIFLGLGFGQLISGPISDSLGRKPVIYGGFILFVIASFICVSATNIEMMVLGRVLQGIGLSAPRTISIAMVRDSFSGNYMAKIMSFIVVIFILVPVVAPAIGKLMLDAYGWKSIFYSQLIFGVLVMFWLWKRQPETLQKENRIKFAFRLFLDGSKEFIKYKQAVIFTLISGFITGSFMVYLSASQQIFQEQYLLVDEFPYIFAGLAISVGFATFLNGSFVMKFGMHKLVSFFLIMFSIVPIIYITLFYQKENPSIVVLLIFFALQFFSIGFLFGNLRALAMQPVGHIAGIGAAINGFVSTIMAVPIATFIGKYVETTTLPLFIGFFICGALSLLLLNFTKLKPVNE; translated from the coding sequence ATGCAAAAAAATAATCAATCGAAATTAGAATTCATTGCTTTAATGGCTTCTCTAATGTCATTAGTAGCTTTATCAATAGATGCATTACTCCCAGCTTTAGAACAAATAGGTATTAGTATTCGAGTTCAACAAGGATCGCACGATAGTCAATTATTAGTAACAATGATTTTTTTAGGACTAGGCTTTGGGCAATTAATTTCTGGGCCAATTTCTGATAGTTTAGGAAGAAAGCCTGTTATTTATGGTGGTTTTATACTTTTTGTTATTGCAAGCTTTATTTGTGTTAGTGCTACAAACATAGAAATGATGGTTTTAGGAAGAGTCTTACAAGGAATAGGACTCTCTGCTCCTAGAACAATTAGTATTGCCATGGTTAGAGATAGTTTTAGTGGAAACTACATGGCTAAAATTATGTCGTTTATTGTGGTGATTTTTATTTTAGTTCCTGTTGTAGCTCCTGCTATTGGTAAGTTAATGTTGGATGCTTACGGATGGAAATCTATATTTTATAGTCAACTAATATTTGGTGTTTTAGTAATGTTTTGGTTATGGAAGCGCCAACCAGAAACTCTTCAAAAAGAAAATAGAATTAAGTTTGCATTTCGTTTATTTTTAGATGGGTCAAAAGAATTTATAAAATATAAACAAGCTGTAATTTTTACACTTATATCTGGTTTTATTACAGGGTCATTTATGGTATATTTAAGTGCTTCACAACAAATTTTTCAAGAGCAATATTTATTGGTAGACGAATTTCCGTACATCTTTGCCGGTTTAGCCATTTCTGTTGGTTTTGCTACTTTTTTAAATGGTTCATTTGTTATGAAGTTTGGAATGCATAAACTCGTTTCATTCTTTTTAATTATGTTTTCAATTGTTCCCATTATTTATATAACATTATTTTATCAAAAGGAAAATCCAAGTATTGTAGTATTATTAATCTTCTTTGCACTACAATTTTTCTCTATCGGATTTTTATTTGGAAATCTTCGAGCATTAGCAATGCAGCCTGTTGGACATATTGCTGGAATTGGAGCTGCAATTAACGGATTTGTATCTACCATTATGGCAGTACCAATTGCTACATTTATAGGAAAATATGTTGAAACCACTACTCTCCCACTTTTTATAGGTTTTTTTATATGTGGTGCGTTATCTTTACTCCTTTTAAACTTCACCAAATTAAAACCAGTAAATGAATAG